One Anas platyrhynchos isolate ZD024472 breed Pekin duck chromosome 2, IASCAAS_PekinDuck_T2T, whole genome shotgun sequence DNA segment encodes these proteins:
- the OTUD6B gene encoding deubiquitinase OTUD6B: MEGCGAEEEEEMAAEEDEEEEDGGPLQRLVKRQRKEKRELQAKIQGMKNAVPKNDKKRRKQLADEVAKLEAELEQKHKEELKQLKEATPEQNKIYSITDGVANVELEQQEQQIQQPRISKAQKRREKKAALEKEREERIAEAEIENLTGARHVESQKLASLLAARHLEIKQIPSDGHCMYRAIEDQLKDCQNSWTVTTLRNQTAKYMQSHSDDFLPFLTNPTTGDMYSREEFEKYCDDIANTAAWGGQLELRALSHILQTPIEVVQMDSPSIIVGEEYSGKPITLVYMRHAYGLGEHYNSVKLLTDTATENGS, encoded by the exons ATGGAGGGCTGCggggccgaggaggaggaggagatggcggcggaggaggatgaagaggaggaggacggCGGGCCCTTGCAGCGCCTCGTCAAGCGGCAGCGCAAGGAGAAGCGGGAGCTCCAAG CAAAAATTCAAGGCATGAAAAATGCTGTTCCCAAGAATGATAAAAAGAGACGAAAACAGCTGGCTGATGAAGTTGCCAAACTGGAGGCAGAACTTGAACAGAAGCACAAGGAGGAATTAAAGCAGCTGAAGGAAGCTACACCTGAGCAGAATAAG atataTTCTATAACTGATGGGGTTGCAAATGTAGAGCTTGAGCAGCAAGAGCAACAGATTCAGCAACCTCGAATATCAAAAGCACAGAAGAGGAGG gaaaagaaagctgccttggagaaagaaagagaagaaaggataGCTGAAGCTGAGATTGAGAATTTAACAGGTGCTAGACATGTTGAAAGTCAGAAACTTGCCTCCCTGTTGGCAGCAAGACACTTGGAGATTAAGCAGATTCCTTCTGATGGCCATTGCATGTACAGAGCTATCGAAGATCAGCTCAAGGATTGCCAGAATTCCTGGACTGTTACAACTCTGAGAAACCAAACGGCAAAGTATATGCAAAGCCATTCTGATGACTTCCTGCCATTTCTTACAAATCCCACTACTGGAGACATGTATAGCAGAG AGGAATTTGAAAAATACTGTGATGATATAGCAAATACCGCTGCGTGGGGTGGTCAACTGGAA CTAAGGGCTTTGTCACACATTTTGCAAACACCTATTGAAGTAGTGCAAATGGATTCCCCTTCCATTATCGTTGGTGAAGAATATTCAGGCAAACCAATAACACTTGT GTATATGAGACATGCCTATGGATTAGGAGAACATTATAATTCTGTAAAACTTCTAACAGACACTGCTACAGAAAATGGCagctaa